The Lucilia cuprina isolate Lc7/37 chromosome 5, ASM2204524v1, whole genome shotgun sequence genome includes a window with the following:
- the LOC124420123 gene encoding uncharacterized protein LOC124420123 yields MPHQRRRSVSPLEDRNRRQHNPSHKRQQRTLYDCRLCRQDHPLRKCIKFKAMNVSEKLKVVKRYQYCENCLGHSHLIASCRNSDRCRQCQGKHHTLLHRHKRLNEPLIKNQPAPNMRSITLFPTVIVKMELGGKFSSVRGLLNPCVEVSSIASFLVDRHKLIQEKIGSDLFCKIKFRSRLDENTTFNVLAMVVNDLPRKQPKEKIDSRVTSLYTNLRLADPYFFANFDINFVLGADIYPRLIRANIQPESVGTPMAQDTVLGWTIIGRFGI; encoded by the coding sequence ATGCCCCATCAACGTCGCCGAAGTGTATCACCACTAGAGGACAGGAACCGACGCCAACATAACCCCTCTCACAAACGTCAACAGCGTACCTTATATGACTGTCGCCTATGTCGTCAAGATCATCCCCTCAGGAAGTGCATCAAATTTAAAGCAATGAACGTATCCGAGAAGCTGAAGGTCGTGAAACGTTATCAATATTGTGAGAATTGCCTTGGCCACTCACATCTGATTGCATCCTGTCGCAATTCAGACCGTTGCCGACAATGCCAGGGCAAGCACCATACTTTGCTTCACCGCCATAAACGTTTAAACGAGCCTCTTATCAAAAACCAACCAGCCCCCAATATGCGTTCAATTACCCTATTCCCTACCGTAATCGTGAAGATGGAACTGGGAGGGAAATTTAGCAGCGTCAGGGGACTTCTTAACCCCTGCGTGGAGGTCAGTTCTATTGCAAGCTTTCTGGTAGATCGTCACAAGCTGATACAGGAGAAAATTGGATCCGATCTTTTCtgtaaaatcaaatttcgtTCACGCCTCGACGAGAATACAACGTTTAATGTATTGGCAATGGTAGTAAATGACCTCCCAAGAAAGCAGCCAAAGGAGAAAATTGATTCTCGCGTGACATCTCTTTACACGAATCTTCGTCTAGCAGACCCCtacttttttgcaaatttcgACATCAACTTCGTGCTCGGAGCAGATATCTATCCTCGCCTTATCCGGGCCAACATTCAGCCAGAATCTGTTGGTACACCGATGGCACAAGATACGGTTCTAGGTTGGACTATTATAGGAAGATTTGGCATCTAA